The Microcella flavibacter DNA segment AGCTACTTCCTCGAGCCCGACTCGTCCTCCCCCAAGGCCTACGTGCTGCTGCGCCGCACCCTCGAGGAGACCGACCGCACGGCGATCGTGCTGTTCTCGCTGCGGCAGAAGACCCGCCTCGCCGCCCTGCGGGTGCGCGGCGACGTGCTCATGCTGCAGACGCTGCTCTGGGACGATGAGGTGCGCGAGGCGCGGTTCCCCTCCCTCGACGCCCCGGTGCGCATCGGCGCGAAGGAGCTGGAGATGAGCCGCTCGCTCATCGACAGCTTCGCCGCCGACTTCAGCCCCGAGAACTTCACCGACGAGTACCAGGAGCAGCTGCGCACCCTCATCGAGGCGAAGCTCGAGCAGGGCGACGCGCTCAGCACCGCCGAGACCTTCGGCGAGGACGAGGAGGACGGCGAGAAGGAGGGCGAGGGTGGCGAGGTGCTGAGCCTCATGGATGCTCTCAAGCGCAGCATCGCCGAGAACCGGTCGAGCGCGAAGAAGCCGGCGGCCAATGAGTCGACCCCGACGAAGGCAGCCCCGACGAAGAAGCCCGCCGCGAAGAAGAAGGCGGCCTCGAAGAAGAAGGCGAGCTGAGCGGTGGGAGAATGATCGGATGGTCGCCCTCCCCGCCGTCCCCCTCCTCGACGAGGAGACGGAGGTGCGCCCGCTGCACGCCTCGGAGGTGCCGTGGCAGACGATCGTCTGGAACGACCCCGTCAACCTCATGAGCTACGTGGCGTGGGTGTTCCGCCGGCACTTCGGCATGGGCGAGACCGAGGCGGAGCGGGCGATGATGGCCGTGCACACCGAGGGCCGCGCCGTCGTCGCGCAGGGCAACCGCGAGGCCATGGAGCGCCACGTCGAGGCCATGCACGAGTACGGGCTCTGGGCGACGCTCGAGAAGGCGCCGCGATGAGGCGCTTCGAGCCGGCCGCCGCGCCCGGCACCGTCGAGGCGCTCGTCGATCAGGACGAGGCGCGCGTGCTGCGCTCGCTGGCCGAGCAGCTGGCCGGCCTGCTGACCGAGGCGGGCGAGAGCGAGACGAGCCGCGACGCCGCCGTCGACCGCGTGCTGCCCGACGCCTACCGCGACGACGACGAGGCCGCCGAGGAGTGGCGCCGGCTCAGCCGCCGCGCCCTCGCCGATCGCAAGGCGACCTTCGCGCAGCGCATGGTCGACGACCTCGAGCGGGCCGCGACGAACCCGGGCATCCACACGATCGCCCTCGACACCGCCGGCGCCCTCGACTGGGTGCGCGCCGTCGCCGATCTGCGCCTCGTGCTCGCCGAGCGGATGGGGATCCGCGAGGAGGGCGACGAGCCCAGCGGCGCGCTCGAGGGCGGCGCCGAGCTCTACGACTGGCTCGCCTGGATGCAGGACGACCTCGTGCGGGTGCTGACCCTGCTCGAGGAGGCACAGTGAGCGAGGGGCACCCGCCGGAGCGCCTCGACGCCGAGGCCTTCGAGGCGCTCGTCGTCGCCGAGCTCGACGACCTGCCCGATGAGATGGTCGAGGGGCTCGACAACGTCGTCTTCGTCGTCGAGGACCGCCCCGAGGACGGCTCGCTCGACCTGCTCGGGCTCTACGAGGGCACGGCCGTCACCGACCGCGGCCAGTACGGCTTCGGCGAGCTGCCCGACCGCATCATCCTGTACCGCGAGCCGCTGCTCGCCACCGCCGAGGGCGATCGGCAGGAGCTGCTCGACCAGATCCACGTGACGCTCGTGCACGAGATCGCCCACTACTACGGGATCGACGACGCCGAGCTGCACCGCCTCGGCTGGGGCTGACGGCGCGGCAGCCCCGCCCGCCCGGGCTCGCCGCTTAGCATCGCTCGCATGCGACGGGGGCAGCGGGTGAGGAAGACCATCAGCGGGATGCTCGCCCTCGCGGTCGTGCTCGTCACCGTCTGGGCGGCCGGCGCGCTGCTGAGCCCCGTGCCGGTGCTCGAGGCGCGCGAGCAGCCGCCCTCGCTCGACGCCGTGGGCGTGGATCCCGCCGCCCTCGCCCTGCCCGCCGCCGGGTCGAGCGCCGTGATCGCGGGATCGGGCGATCCCGTCTCCGCCGGCGACCCCGCGGCGCGCCCCATCGCCGGCCTCGCGAAGGTGGTGCTCGCGCACGTCGTGCTCGACGCCGCGCCCCTCGAGCCCGGCTCGCTCGGGCCGACGACGGCCATCGACGCCGACGACGTCACCCGCTTGCGGGCCCTGCAGGCCTCCTCCGTGCGCACCGTTCCGGTCGTCGCCGGTCAGGCGTGGACCCAGTACGACCTGCTCGCGGCCTCCGTCATCGGGTCGGGCAACAACACGGCCGAGGTGCTCGCCGCCGCGGTGTTCGGCACGGTCGACGGCTACCTGCTCGCCGCCGCCGAGTGGCTCGCCGAGAACGGCCTCGACGACACCGTCGTCGTCGACGCGACCGGCATCGGCAGCGGCAACGTCGGCACGGCCGCCGACATGGCCCGCCTCGCGCAGCTGACGGTCGCCGACCCCGTGCTGCTCGACCTGCTGGTGACGCGGCCGACCGCCTCGTCCTCGGTCGGCACCTGGAGCGACAACGCGGCCTTCCCCGGCGGCACGGGCGCGCTCGGCGCGGCGACGACGTACACCGATGCGGCGGGCGTCTGCACGCTGCTCGTCGTGCCCGTCGGCGAGACCTACG contains these protein-coding regions:
- the ku gene encoding non-homologous end joining protein Ku; translated protein: MRSIWKGAITFGLVNVPVKVYSATEDHDLPLHQVHDKDGGRIRYQRRCEICGAIVQYADIDKAFDDGDRTVVLTDDDLATLPSERSKEIDVVEFVPTAQIDPIMLDRSYFLEPDSSSPKAYVLLRRTLEETDRTAIVLFSLRQKTRLAALRVRGDVLMLQTLLWDDEVREARFPSLDAPVRIGAKELEMSRSLIDSFAADFSPENFTDEYQEQLRTLIEAKLEQGDALSTAETFGEDEEDGEKEGEGGEVLSLMDALKRSIAENRSSAKKPAANESTPTKAAPTKKPAAKKKAASKKKAS
- the clpS gene encoding ATP-dependent Clp protease adapter ClpS: MVALPAVPLLDEETEVRPLHASEVPWQTIVWNDPVNLMSYVAWVFRRHFGMGETEAERAMMAVHTEGRAVVAQGNREAMERHVEAMHEYGLWATLEKAPR
- a CDS encoding DUF2017 family protein, giving the protein MRRFEPAAAPGTVEALVDQDEARVLRSLAEQLAGLLTEAGESETSRDAAVDRVLPDAYRDDDEAAEEWRRLSRRALADRKATFAQRMVDDLERAATNPGIHTIALDTAGALDWVRAVADLRLVLAERMGIREEGDEPSGALEGGAELYDWLAWMQDDLVRVLTLLEEAQ
- a CDS encoding metallopeptidase family protein, with product MVEGLDNVVFVVEDRPEDGSLDLLGLYEGTAVTDRGQYGFGELPDRIILYREPLLATAEGDRQELLDQIHVTLVHEIAHYYGIDDAELHRLGWG
- a CDS encoding D-alanyl-D-alanine carboxypeptidase family protein → MRKTISGMLALAVVLVTVWAAGALLSPVPVLEAREQPPSLDAVGVDPAALALPAAGSSAVIAGSGDPVSAGDPAARPIAGLAKVVLAHVVLDAAPLEPGSLGPTTAIDADDVTRLRALQASSVRTVPVVAGQAWTQYDLLAASVIGSGNNTAEVLAAAVFGTVDGYLLAAAEWLAENGLDDTVVVDATGIGSGNVGTAADMARLAQLTVADPVLLDLLVTRPTASSSVGTWSDNAAFPGGTGALGAATTYTDAAGVCTLLVVPVGETYAGLALLGQPDYPTAEAGVAGVLPGLATALQPLTIIEAGDAVGELVADWGQRTDLVATEPVTIIALDASGVQLDYVLDERRTALRGTTMGRLTVTTPTSEQTIRLETATTITEPGVAWRFADPFTVLDRWLGESG